The Burkholderia mallei ATCC 23344 genome has a window encoding:
- a CDS encoding methyl-accepting chemotaxis protein: MPTVTPRASNETLRKSAAGSRLTLGNRILFSFGVLFVLMLFMAALSYQRLRAINDEAISIERDSLPGVYLASSLRASANESYIVLQRAVFVDAEAEAVQRDLAKVPGLLEEFDKLSSAYQASTFRSDDQERFNAFRAAYERYLPLLNDAVQKARGARPDALAAYARVTPAWEEVIRHANVLVQENRRFADQSATLIRESVHGTEITLAVALGVVLVVALMLGYLLHRAVTVPMARLIDVHDVMRTGNLTQRLNLGRSDEFGTLESGFNRMADELTALVAQAQQSSLQVTTSVAEIAATSREQQATANETAATTTEIGATSREIFATSRDLLRTMNEVSAVAEQSATLAGVGQSGLTRMGETMRSVMDAAGSVNAKLAILNEKAININQVVATITKVADQTNLLSLNAAIEAEKAGEYGRGFAVVATEIRRLADQTAVATYDIEQTVKEIQSAVSAGVMGMDKFSEEVRRGMRDVQQVGGQLSQIIAEVQTLAPRFQMVNEGMQTQASGAEQITQALAQLSEAAQQTAESLRQSSQAIDDLTLVANQLRTGVSRFKVDA, encoded by the coding sequence TTCAGCTTCGGCGTGCTGTTCGTGCTGATGCTGTTCATGGCGGCGCTGTCCTACCAGCGCCTGCGCGCGATCAACGACGAGGCGATCAGCATCGAGCGCGATTCGCTGCCGGGCGTCTATCTCGCGTCGTCGCTGCGCGCGTCGGCGAACGAGTCGTACATCGTGCTGCAGCGCGCGGTGTTCGTCGATGCCGAAGCCGAAGCAGTGCAGCGCGATCTCGCGAAGGTGCCGGGCTTGCTCGAGGAGTTCGACAAGCTGTCGTCCGCGTACCAGGCGTCGACGTTCCGCAGCGACGATCAGGAGCGCTTCAACGCGTTTCGCGCGGCGTACGAGCGCTACCTGCCGCTGCTGAACGACGCCGTGCAGAAGGCGCGCGGCGCGAGGCCCGACGCGCTCGCCGCCTACGCGAGGGTGACGCCTGCGTGGGAAGAAGTGATTCGCCATGCGAACGTGCTCGTGCAGGAGAACCGGCGCTTCGCCGATCAGTCGGCCACGCTGATCCGCGAATCGGTGCACGGCACCGAGATCACGCTCGCGGTGGCGCTCGGCGTCGTGCTCGTGGTCGCGCTGATGCTCGGCTATCTGCTGCATCGCGCGGTGACCGTGCCGATGGCGCGGCTCATCGACGTGCACGACGTGATGCGCACCGGCAACCTGACGCAGCGCCTGAACCTCGGCCGCAGCGACGAGTTCGGCACGCTCGAGAGCGGCTTCAACCGGATGGCCGACGAGCTGACCGCGCTCGTCGCGCAGGCGCAGCAGTCGTCGCTGCAGGTGACGACGTCGGTGGCCGAGATCGCGGCGACCTCGCGCGAGCAGCAGGCGACCGCGAACGAAACGGCGGCGACGACGACCGAGATCGGCGCGACCTCGCGCGAGATCTTCGCGACCTCGCGCGACCTGCTGCGCACGATGAACGAAGTGTCGGCGGTGGCCGAGCAGTCGGCGACGCTCGCGGGCGTCGGCCAGAGCGGCCTCACGCGGATGGGCGAGACGATGCGCAGCGTGATGGACGCGGCGGGCTCGGTGAACGCGAAGCTCGCGATCCTCAACGAGAAGGCGATCAACATCAACCAGGTCGTCGCGACGATCACGAAGGTCGCCGACCAGACCAACCTGCTGTCGCTGAACGCGGCGATCGAGGCGGAGAAGGCGGGCGAGTACGGCCGCGGCTTCGCGGTCGTCGCGACCGAGATCCGCCGCCTCGCCGATCAGACGGCCGTCGCGACGTACGACATCGAGCAGACGGTGAAGGAGATCCAGTCGGCGGTGTCGGCGGGCGTGATGGGCATGGACAAGTTCTCGGAGGAAGTGCGCCGCGGGATGCGCGACGTGCAGCAGGTGGGCGGACAGTTGTCGCAGATCATCGCCGAGGTGCAGACGCTCGCGCCGCGCTTCCAGATGGTCAACGAAGGGATGCAGACGCAGGCGAGCGGCGCCGAGCAGATCACGCAGGCGCTCGCGCAGTTGTCCGAGGCCGCGCAGCAGACGGCGGAATCGCTGCGGCAGTCGTCGCAGGCGATCGACGATCTGACGCTCGTCGCGAACCAGCTGCGCACCGGCGTGTCGCGCTTCAAGGTCGACGCGTGA
- a CDS encoding chemotaxis protein CheW, whose product MLFLLFHLDGERYALDAAEIAEVLPLAATKTIPGAPAWAAGILMYRGEPVPVIDVPRLALGRRAQPLRSTRLVLVRYRLPAAAEPAFVPPRVRLLGLIVERATQTARIAREAFRDSGFATPHARWLGPIASDADGVVQWVALRHIVDGEARALLFDYAASLDAHGAPAGGGR is encoded by the coding sequence ATGCTGTTCCTGCTGTTTCACCTCGACGGCGAGCGTTACGCGCTCGATGCGGCGGAGATCGCCGAAGTGCTGCCGCTCGCCGCGACGAAGACGATCCCCGGCGCGCCCGCCTGGGCGGCCGGGATTCTGATGTACCGCGGCGAGCCGGTGCCGGTGATCGACGTGCCGCGGCTCGCGCTCGGCCGTCGAGCGCAGCCGCTGCGCTCGACGCGGCTCGTGCTCGTGCGCTACCGGCTGCCCGCGGCCGCCGAGCCGGCGTTCGTGCCGCCGCGCGTGCGCCTGCTCGGGCTCATCGTCGAGCGCGCGACGCAGACCGCGCGCATCGCGCGCGAGGCGTTTCGCGACAGCGGATTCGCGACGCCGCACGCGCGCTGGCTCGGACCGATCGCGAGCGATGCGGACGGCGTCGTGCAGTGGGTGGCGCTCAGGCACATCGTCGACGGCGAAGCGCGCGCGCTGCTGTTCGACTACGCGGCATCGCTCGATGCGCACGGCGCGCCGGCGGGAGGCGGGCGATGA
- a CDS encoding CheR family methyltransferase has translation MNVFDPRFHAWLSRETGIDPASLGNDFVARALAERIAATQPGAGGEAAQAGRPQPAITDEAVDAYWQCLNASADERRALIELFVVPETWFFREREAFAALARLGAQRLFAEPARALRILSAPCSTGEEPYSAAMALLDAGIDPSRFEIDALDISARAIAHAQRGRYGRNSFRGHVLGFRDLHFKAAADGWVLDERVRACVRFRQANLLDLLGCAGEPYDFVFCRNVLIYFDRDAQDRVVRIVEEQLDARGILFVGPAETGVVMRQGLASAQIPLAFAFRKPAVEAAARPGAGGVGARRGGAAPGGAANVVNAANAANAGAAAGDRVPTFGGTLRAIAHEWFFDAGWPTPEPIVRAIDGARSAFESFAASPASAQGATRFAPSEPRAQAGDAGERPAGIFARAPGAAEPGGEALARTGDAGRFATAPRANAFEAGWTAAGAFSRAPDAGRARAGLFAPASDAARAAHEEPFADAAGAARAAFDAPPGVSADAGRLAATARDAGAAPRASASLDHSFDTARPVFGTAAVAPGIAAPAFASRALSATALAGAFEADGTHAAAVDEAPLDAARRLADAGALDAAQQAVRASIEQSGPSAEAFYLLGLIADARGRSDEATDCYRKALYLEPTHYEALTHLATLLDIAGDRDGAQWLMQRARRAAQYESAASVTDTDDGEPRGTHGTRRR, from the coding sequence ATGAACGTGTTCGATCCGCGCTTTCATGCGTGGCTCTCGCGCGAGACCGGAATCGATCCGGCGTCGCTCGGCAACGATTTCGTCGCGCGCGCGCTCGCCGAGCGGATCGCCGCGACGCAGCCGGGCGCGGGCGGCGAGGCCGCGCAGGCCGGCCGCCCGCAGCCGGCGATCACCGACGAGGCGGTCGACGCGTACTGGCAGTGCCTGAACGCATCGGCCGACGAGCGGCGCGCGCTGATCGAATTGTTCGTCGTGCCGGAGACCTGGTTCTTCCGCGAGCGCGAGGCGTTCGCCGCGCTCGCGCGACTCGGCGCGCAGCGCCTCTTCGCCGAGCCCGCGCGTGCGTTGCGGATCCTGAGCGCGCCGTGCTCGACGGGCGAGGAGCCGTATTCGGCGGCGATGGCGCTGCTCGACGCGGGCATCGATCCGTCGCGCTTCGAGATCGACGCGCTCGACATCAGCGCGCGCGCGATCGCGCATGCGCAGCGCGGGCGCTACGGACGCAATTCGTTTCGCGGCCACGTGCTCGGTTTTCGCGATCTGCATTTCAAGGCCGCGGCCGACGGCTGGGTGCTCGACGAGCGGGTGCGCGCGTGCGTGCGGTTCCGCCAGGCGAATCTGCTCGATCTGCTCGGCTGCGCGGGCGAACCGTACGATTTCGTGTTCTGCCGCAACGTGCTGATCTATTTCGACCGGGACGCGCAGGATCGCGTGGTGCGCATCGTCGAGGAGCAGCTCGACGCGCGCGGCATCCTGTTCGTCGGGCCGGCCGAGACGGGCGTCGTGATGCGGCAGGGGCTCGCGTCCGCGCAGATTCCGCTCGCGTTCGCGTTTCGCAAGCCGGCTGTCGAGGCGGCGGCGCGGCCGGGCGCGGGCGGCGTCGGCGCGCGACGCGGCGGCGCGGCCCCGGGCGGCGCGGCGAACGTGGTAAACGCGGCGAACGCGGCAAATGCGGGCGCGGCGGCCGGCGATCGCGTGCCGACGTTCGGCGGCACGCTGCGCGCGATCGCGCACGAATGGTTCTTCGACGCCGGTTGGCCGACGCCCGAGCCGATCGTGCGCGCGATCGACGGCGCGCGGTCCGCGTTCGAATCGTTCGCCGCGTCGCCCGCGTCCGCGCAGGGCGCGACGCGTTTCGCGCCGTCCGAGCCGCGTGCGCAAGCGGGCGATGCCGGCGAACGCCCGGCCGGCATATTCGCGCGCGCGCCGGGCGCGGCGGAGCCCGGCGGCGAAGCGCTCGCGCGCACGGGCGACGCCGGGCGTTTTGCGACCGCGCCGCGTGCGAACGCATTCGAGGCGGGCTGGACGGCGGCCGGCGCGTTCTCGCGCGCACCCGATGCCGGGCGTGCGCGGGCCGGCTTGTTCGCGCCGGCGTCCGACGCTGCGCGTGCGGCGCACGAGGAGCCGTTCGCGGATGCCGCGGGCGCCGCGCGCGCGGCGTTCGATGCGCCGCCCGGCGTGTCGGCCGACGCGGGCCGGCTCGCGGCGACGGCACGCGATGCCGGCGCGGCGCCCCGCGCGTCGGCGTCGCTCGATCACTCGTTCGACACCGCGCGGCCCGTGTTCGGCACGGCCGCCGTCGCCCCCGGCATCGCGGCGCCGGCGTTCGCGTCGCGCGCGTTGAGCGCCACCGCGCTCGCCGGCGCGTTCGAGGCCGACGGCACGCATGCCGCGGCCGTCGACGAAGCGCCGCTCGACGCCGCCCGCCGCCTCGCCGACGCCGGCGCGCTCGACGCCGCGCAGCAGGCGGTGCGTGCGTCGATCGAGCAATCCGGCCCGAGCGCCGAAGCGTTCTACCTGCTCGGCCTGATCGCCGATGCGCGGGGCCGCAGCGACGAAGCGACGGACTGCTATCGCAAGGCGCTGTACCTCGAGCCGACGCATTACGAAGCGCTGACCCATCTGGCGACGTTGCTCGACATCGCGGGCGATCGCGACGGCGCACAATGGCTGATGCAACGGGCCCGACGCGCGGCCCAGTACGAATCGGCCGCGTCCGTGACCGACACGGACGACGGCGAACCGAGAGGAACCCATGGAACGCGACGTCGTTGA
- a CDS encoding chemotaxis protein CheW, which yields MERDVVERPRIAFDIDACWNRIGTRGDRSCERLDTYRRCLNCPVFERHAALLLDRPLTDADLADAARVAAERAPGANAPASKASAAARDGDADAVHSALAFRVADEWLALPIRVLREITDTRAIHPLPHRRNRAVLGIVNVRGMLRVAVSLAELLSLDARADRAAPRMSFTRMLVVAHRGDPVVFPVDEVEGVLRFASADWMPVPATVARTGAVHSRGVFAWRGKSIGLLDEDRLFDSLTRSLR from the coding sequence ATGGAACGCGACGTCGTTGAGCGGCCGCGGATCGCATTCGACATCGACGCCTGCTGGAATCGCATCGGCACGCGCGGCGACCGCTCATGCGAGCGGCTCGACACCTATCGACGCTGCCTGAACTGCCCGGTGTTCGAGCGGCACGCGGCGCTGCTGCTCGATCGCCCGCTGACCGACGCGGATCTCGCCGACGCGGCGCGCGTTGCCGCCGAGCGCGCGCCGGGCGCGAACGCGCCGGCATCGAAGGCGTCGGCAGCGGCGCGCGACGGCGATGCCGACGCCGTGCATTCGGCGCTCGCGTTTCGCGTCGCCGACGAGTGGCTCGCGCTGCCGATTCGCGTGCTGCGCGAGATCACCGATACGCGCGCGATTCATCCGCTGCCGCACCGGCGCAACCGCGCGGTGCTCGGCATCGTCAACGTGCGCGGGATGCTGCGCGTCGCGGTATCGCTCGCCGAGCTGCTGAGCCTCGATGCGCGCGCGGATCGCGCCGCGCCGCGCATGAGCTTCACGCGGATGCTCGTCGTCGCGCATCGCGGCGATCCGGTCGTGTTTCCGGTCGACGAAGTCGAAGGCGTGCTGCGCTTCGCGTCCGCCGACTGGATGCCGGTGCCGGCCACCGTCGCGCGCACGGGCGCCGTGCATTCGCGCGGCGTGTTCGCGTGGCGCGGCAAGTCGATCGGCCTGCTCGACGAAGATCGCCTGTTCGATTCGCTGACGCGGAGCCTGCGATGA
- a CDS encoding hybrid sensor histidine kinase/response regulator, translated as MSTDDDFGRASLLELFREETHTQTQALSERLLALERGAQDAATLEACMRAAHSLKGAARIVGVPQGVDIAGRMEDCFVAAQHGRQPLTPCHVDALLTGVDLLVRVGDPQTAASVAPHEIDAFAAALAAADAGVEPGADARGANAYESDGNAYERGGAARASVAAAPGEAADASRESGAREAAGPNRAGAAAGAADVRASADAGDARGASDTRDVRRTAGARGANRSTEVFGAGEATGIGASTHANDANGMNATNLATSAAHPPRGAFAAAHDAPPSSAPSDAPRAPSQMRRVRADTLNRLLSLSGESLVESRWLKPFAESMLRVKRAQRDAARSLDSAVEALADDADPRVRGALNEARQMFTDLQRTFAARLDELDRFERRSSHIAEQLYDEALQCRMRPFGDATRAYPRVVRDLARSLGKRVRFSIVGEATQVDRDILDMLDAPLGHLLRNALDHGVEPPEVRLARGKPAEATITLEARHSAGSLLVSVSDDGPGADLAAVRAAIVRHHLTDEDTAARLSDQELLEFLLLPGFSMRERVTDVSGRGVGLDAVQEMVKSVRGAVRIFNEPGLGMRFVLQLPLTLSVIRSLIVDVGGEPYAFPLVQVRRTLELERADIDVLEGQQHFPLDDRRVGLVTAHQLLDAGELDESRPATAVVVVGGEPETYGVEVDRFLGERMLVVQPLDGRLNKIQNIAAGALLENGDPVLIVDVEDLIRSIDKLIRGGQLAKVRRGDRDALARRAKRVLVVDDSLTVRELERKLLEKRGYDVTIAIDGMDGWNAIRGDAFDLVVTDIDMPRMDGIELVTLIKGDPLLKSVPVMIVSYKDRDEDRRRGLEAGADYYLAKGGFHDEALLDAVHDLIGDA; from the coding sequence ATGAGCACCGACGACGATTTCGGCCGCGCGTCGCTGCTCGAGCTGTTTCGCGAGGAGACGCACACGCAGACGCAGGCGCTGTCCGAGCGGCTGCTCGCGCTCGAGCGCGGCGCGCAGGATGCGGCGACGCTCGAGGCGTGCATGCGCGCCGCGCATTCGCTCAAGGGCGCGGCGCGCATCGTCGGCGTGCCGCAGGGCGTCGACATCGCGGGGCGGATGGAGGATTGCTTCGTCGCCGCGCAGCACGGCCGGCAGCCGCTCACGCCGTGCCATGTCGACGCGCTGCTCACGGGCGTCGATCTGCTCGTGCGCGTCGGCGATCCGCAGACGGCGGCGTCGGTCGCGCCGCACGAGATCGACGCGTTCGCGGCGGCGCTCGCGGCCGCGGATGCGGGCGTGGAGCCGGGCGCCGATGCGCGCGGAGCGAACGCATACGAGAGCGACGGCAACGCGTACGAACGCGGCGGCGCGGCGCGCGCAAGCGTCGCCGCCGCACCGGGCGAGGCCGCCGATGCGTCGCGCGAAAGCGGCGCGCGTGAGGCGGCCGGCCCGAATCGCGCGGGCGCGGCGGCGGGCGCCGCCGATGTCCGCGCGAGCGCGGATGCCGGCGACGCGCGCGGTGCGAGCGACACACGCGACGTGCGGCGCACGGCCGGTGCACGCGGCGCGAACCGTTCGACGGAGGTTTTCGGCGCGGGCGAAGCGACCGGCATCGGCGCGTCGACCCATGCGAATGACGCGAACGGCATGAACGCCACGAACCTCGCGACATCGGCGGCTCATCCGCCGCGCGGCGCATTCGCCGCGGCGCACGACGCGCCGCCGTCTTCCGCCCCGTCCGACGCGCCGCGCGCGCCGAGCCAGATGCGCCGCGTGCGCGCCGATACGCTGAACCGGCTGCTGAGCCTGTCCGGCGAATCGCTCGTCGAGTCGCGCTGGCTGAAGCCGTTCGCCGAATCGATGCTGCGCGTGAAGCGCGCGCAGCGCGACGCGGCCCGCTCGCTCGATTCGGCCGTCGAGGCGCTCGCCGACGACGCGGACCCGCGCGTGCGCGGCGCGCTCAACGAGGCGCGGCAGATGTTCACCGATCTGCAGCGCACGTTCGCCGCGCGGCTCGACGAGCTCGACCGCTTCGAACGCCGCAGCTCGCACATCGCCGAGCAACTGTACGACGAGGCGCTGCAATGCCGGATGCGCCCGTTCGGCGACGCGACGCGCGCCTACCCGCGCGTCGTGCGCGATCTCGCCCGCTCGCTCGGCAAACGTGTGCGCTTCTCGATCGTCGGCGAAGCGACGCAGGTCGATCGCGACATCCTCGACATGCTCGACGCGCCGCTCGGCCATTTGCTGCGCAACGCGCTCGATCACGGCGTCGAGCCGCCCGAGGTGCGGCTCGCGCGCGGCAAGCCGGCGGAGGCCACCATCACGCTCGAGGCGCGGCACAGCGCCGGCTCGCTGCTCGTCAGCGTGAGCGACGATGGCCCCGGCGCCGATCTCGCCGCGGTGCGCGCGGCGATCGTGCGCCACCACCTGACCGACGAGGATACGGCCGCGCGCCTGTCCGATCAGGAACTGCTCGAATTCCTGCTGCTGCCCGGCTTCTCGATGCGCGAGCGGGTGACCGACGTGTCGGGCCGCGGCGTCGGCCTCGACGCGGTGCAGGAAATGGTGAAGTCGGTGCGCGGCGCGGTGCGCATCTTCAACGAGCCGGGCCTCGGCATGCGCTTCGTGCTGCAGTTGCCGCTCACGCTGTCGGTGATCCGCAGCCTGATCGTCGACGTCGGCGGCGAGCCGTACGCGTTCCCGCTCGTGCAGGTGCGCCGCACGCTCGAGCTCGAGCGCGCGGACATCGACGTGCTCGAAGGCCAGCAGCACTTTCCGCTCGACGATCGCCGCGTCGGCCTCGTCACCGCGCATCAACTGCTCGACGCGGGCGAGCTCGACGAAAGCCGGCCGGCGACGGCCGTCGTCGTCGTCGGAGGCGAGCCGGAAACCTACGGCGTCGAGGTGGACCGCTTCCTCGGCGAGCGGATGCTCGTGGTGCAGCCGTTAGACGGACGCCTCAACAAAATTCAGAACATTGCGGCGGGCGCTTTACTGGAAAATGGCGATCCGGTGCTGATCGTCGACGTCGAGGATCTGATCCGCTCGATCGACAAGCTGATTCGCGGCGGCCAGCTTGCGAAGGTGCGGCGCGGCGATCGGGACGCGCTCGCGCGGCGCGCGAAGCGCGTGCTCGTGGTCGACGATTCGCTGACCGTGCGCGAGCTCGAGCGCAAGCTGCTCGAGAAGCGCGGCTACGACGTGACGATCGCGATCGACGGCATGGACGGCTGGAACGCGATCCGCGGCGACGCGTTCGATCTCGTCGTCACCGACATCGACATGCCGCGCATGGACGGCATCGAGCTCGTCACGCTGATCAAGGGCGATCCGCTGCTCAAATCGGTGCCCGTGATGATCGTGTCGTACAAGGATCGCGACGAGGACCGGCGGCGCGGGCTCGAAGCGGGCGCCGACTATTACCTGGCGAAGGGCGGCTTCCATGACGAGGCGTTGCTCGACGCCGTGCACGACCTGATTGGGGACGCGTAG
- a CDS encoding chemotaxis response regulator protein-glutamate methylesterase, which translates to MNIGIVNDLPLAVEALRRTIALRPEHRVLWVATDGAQALDFCVAQPPDLVLMDLVMPRIDGVSATRSIMERSPCAILIVTANVGANASYVYEAMGAGALDAVDTPTLEQGGSADPSQPLLAKIDQIGRLLATRMPLAAPAAAAPAPQGALPPLVAIGASAGGPTALTALLRRLPDDFPAALVIVQHVDQAFAIGMAQWLDGYSPLPVRIARQGSVPQAGEVLLAATNDHLHLTSRGVLAYTRRPEETPYRPSVDVFFHSVVDHWKGEAIGVLLTGMGRDGALGLKAMRTKGHYTIAQDEATSAVYGMPKAAAAIGAASAVLPLERIADQLISLVQRNRQRWR; encoded by the coding sequence ATGAACATCGGCATCGTCAACGACTTGCCGCTCGCCGTCGAGGCGCTGCGCCGCACGATCGCACTGCGGCCCGAGCACCGCGTGCTGTGGGTCGCGACGGACGGCGCGCAGGCGCTCGACTTCTGCGTCGCGCAGCCGCCGGACCTCGTCCTGATGGATCTCGTGATGCCGCGCATCGATGGCGTATCGGCGACGCGCAGCATCATGGAGCGCTCGCCGTGCGCGATCCTCATCGTCACCGCGAACGTCGGCGCGAACGCGTCGTACGTCTACGAGGCGATGGGCGCGGGCGCGCTCGACGCGGTCGACACGCCGACGCTTGAGCAGGGCGGCAGCGCCGATCCGTCGCAGCCGCTGCTCGCGAAGATCGACCAGATCGGCCGGCTGCTCGCGACGCGCATGCCGCTCGCCGCGCCCGCCGCCGCCGCGCCCGCGCCGCAGGGCGCGTTGCCGCCGCTCGTCGCGATCGGCGCGTCGGCGGGCGGGCCGACCGCGCTGACCGCGCTGCTGCGGCGGCTGCCGGACGATTTTCCGGCGGCGCTCGTGATCGTCCAGCATGTCGACCAGGCGTTCGCGATCGGCATGGCGCAGTGGCTCGACGGCTATTCGCCGTTGCCGGTGCGCATCGCGCGGCAGGGCAGCGTGCCGCAGGCGGGCGAGGTGCTGCTCGCGGCGACCAACGATCACCTGCATCTGACGTCGCGCGGGGTGCTCGCGTACACGCGGCGTCCGGAAGAGACGCCGTACCGGCCGTCGGTCGACGTGTTCTTTCACAGCGTCGTCGATCACTGGAAGGGCGAGGCGATCGGCGTGCTGCTCACGGGCATGGGGCGCGACGGCGCGCTCGGCCTGAAGGCGATGCGCACGAAGGGGCATTACACGATCGCGCAGGACGAAGCGACGAGCGCGGTGTACGGGATGCCGAAGGCCGCGGCCGCGATCGGCGCGGCGAGCGCGGTGCTGCCGCTCGAGCGGATCGCCGATCAGTTGATCTCGCTCGTTCAGCGCAACAGGCAGCGCTGGCGCTGA
- a CDS encoding haloacid dehalogenase type II — MQAGGSPIMSDGRGAFLSDVQARRSARGGSYGAVLRSSPRRAPPAGARLAAAFGRARAFGVGPVRAADGGRCILKRHPTTQENIMQTLGVKALVFDVFGTVVDWRSGVIRDATPFLAKYGGAGADPAAFADAWRAGYSPAMEEVRSGRRPFTRLDVLHRENLDALLPAFGIDRASVADADLDALNLAWHRLDPWPDSVAGLTRLKAHYIIAPLSNGNVILMIDMAKRAGLPWDAILGAEVAQAYKPTPEAYLRTADILALRPDEVCLVAAHNGDLAAARRCGYRTAFVARAREHGPAQTTDLRAEQDWDVVAADFIELAQRFGA; from the coding sequence ATGCAGGCAGGCGGTTCGCCGATAATGTCGGACGGCAGAGGTGCGTTTCTTTCGGACGTGCAGGCGCGGCGGTCCGCGCGTGGCGGATCGTACGGGGCGGTCCTGCGTTCGTCGCCCAGGCGCGCGCCGCCGGCCGGCGCGCGGCTCGCCGCGGCGTTCGGCCGGGCGCGCGCGTTCGGCGTCGGGCCGGTGCGAGCCGCCGACGGCGGCCGCTGCATCCTGAAACGTCATCCCACGACTCAGGAGAACATCATGCAGACGCTTGGCGTGAAGGCATTGGTATTCGACGTGTTCGGCACCGTGGTCGACTGGCGTTCCGGCGTCATTCGCGACGCGACGCCGTTCCTCGCGAAGTACGGCGGCGCGGGAGCCGATCCGGCCGCGTTCGCGGATGCATGGCGCGCGGGCTATTCGCCCGCGATGGAGGAGGTGCGCAGCGGCCGCCGGCCGTTCACGCGGCTCGACGTGCTGCACCGGGAGAATCTCGACGCGCTGCTGCCCGCGTTCGGCATCGATCGCGCGAGCGTGGCCGACGCCGATCTCGACGCGCTGAACCTCGCATGGCACCGGCTCGATCCGTGGCCCGATTCGGTCGCGGGGCTCACGCGGCTGAAGGCGCATTACATCATCGCGCCGCTGTCGAACGGCAACGTGATCCTGATGATCGACATGGCCAAGCGCGCGGGGCTGCCGTGGGACGCGATCCTCGGCGCCGAGGTGGCGCAGGCGTACAAGCCGACGCCCGAAGCGTACCTGCGCACGGCCGATATCCTCGCGCTGCGTCCGGATGAGGTGTGCCTCGTCGCCGCGCACAACGGCGACCTCGCGGCCGCGCGGCGCTGCGGCTATCGCACCGCGTTCGTCGCGCGAGCGCGCGAGCATGGTCCCGCGCAGACCACCGATCTGCGCGCGGAGCAGGATTGGGACGTCGTCGCGGCCGATTTCATCGAGCTCGCGCAGCGCTTCGGCGCGTGA